DNA sequence from the Paraburkholderia azotifigens genome:
GCGTCAGCAGCGGAATGGTCAACAGCATTGCGATGAAGCCGAGCCGCAGCGGCAGCGCCCACATCGGCGCGACGAGAGGCAGCCGCAGGCGCAAGCCGATGGCGAACAGCGAGACGAGCAATGCGACTTCCACGACGGGCCGCAGAACATGCGCGTCGCGCGCGATATCGAGTTGCAGCAGGCCAAGCCCCGACGGACCGAGCGCAAAGCCGATCGCGAGATAGAGCATGGCGGCCGACAGCGGCAGGCGCTTGAACGTCGTCGCGGCGACGCCCATGAAGATCAATACGCCGCCGACGATCAGATACCACCAGACAGTCTCTGCATGCATCAGTACGTGACGCGCCGCATGATCACGGCGCGCGGCCGAACGCTTCGCGCAGCTTGCGTTTGGCCTGCTGCAGCGTGTTCTTGCGCGTCTTCGGCAGATTGCGGCCTGCGCGGTTGATGTAGAAATTGAGCATCGACATCGCCGACTGGAACGGCGTGCCCTTGCGCCGTTTGCTGTGCGTCGATGAGCGCTTCAGCGATTGCGCGATCTCATCGGCGGACCCCGTCTTGAAGATGTCTTTCTCGATGTCCATCGCGTCGCTGGTTTCCATCACATGATGCGACCAGTACTTCGAATTACGCTTTGAGCGGCTCGAAGCCGCCGAACGTTCGCGATGTGCGGCCTGCGCCTGCGAGTGGCGTTGGCGAGCCGGACGGCCGCCTTTCTTGCGCGTCGACGCATGCGCGACGGGCTTCTTCGAGCGCGATGTGCCGCTGTGTTTCGTGGTGGTAGCCATCATGTTCCCTGTCTGAAACGGCGTCCGCCCGCTATGCTGGCGTAGCGTTGCGTTGCGTTGCGAGCGGACGCGAATCGCTACAGCTTGACGCCCCCGGCCTCGGGCGCGTCCGACGAGCCGGGCTCGACATCGCCGACGCCAGATTTCTTGTCGCGCCACTCGTCGTTGCCCCCGGGGTTGCCCCCGGTGTTGCCCCAGTACGGCTCGCGCCCGTAATACTGATGGATCGACGTGGCCCAAGTCGGATCGGCCATCGACGGCCAATGATCCTTGTTGAAACCCGGCGCGTTCTTCACGCTCTGCGTCGGCATGTCGAGCAGAAAGCATTTGCGATCCACGTGGAGCGTGAGCGCGCTCCATGGGATCGCGAGCAGCTTGTCGCCGATGCCGAGAAAGCCGCCGCTCGACAGCACCGCGTAGGCGATGCGCCCCGAGCGCACGTCGAGCATGATGTCCTTGATCTTGCCGATGTCGTCGCCATCGGCGCTCAGCACCTTGTCGCCATCGAGCGTGTCGGCCGCCATCACGTCGGGCCCCGGGCCGCGCGTCGTGCCGCGTGTCGCGCCGACGATGTTCGCGCCTGCGCCCGTCTGGTTCTGCAGCGTCATGATGTCCTCTCCCTCGGTTTCTTCAAGCGTTCGTCCGAACTTCGCCTACTTCGTTAAACTGGAAAGCAACCGCTATTCCTTATCCGCGCCTTGCTTTACACGTTGCAAGGCTCAGCCGGCTTCGCCGACCTCTACGGGATCGGGCAGTTCGGGCAAGTCCTTCGACCTGTCGGGCGGCTTCGGCTCGTTGCGCGGCGCGTCGTCCGGGCGCGTCTCCGAAATGTCGTTGGCGTTCTGATCGCGAGTCATGATCGCTCCTGTCTGTGCGTGAATGTCCACGATGGAAGCGCTGCACGTGGCGTGCCACGCGGCACGCCGTGCAGTTTCGATGAAAGGCAGAGGGAAAGGGAAAGGGCGAAGGACGTTAAGGCCGTGCAGCGATTTCGTCGAGGTGCTCGAGCAGATCCGCCGGATCTTCATAGACGCGCAGCGCGCCGGAGCGCTCGAGTTCTTCCTGGCCGTAGCCGCCCGACAGCAGGCCGACGCCGAGCGCGCGGCAGCGGCGCGCGGCAAGCATGTCCCAGATGCTGTCGCCGACGACGATGGCATGCTCGATCTGCACCTTCAGACGATGTGCTGCTGCGACGAACAGGTCGGGATCGGGCTTCGCGTATTTGACGTCGTCGCGCGTCACGACGACGGTCTTCGACGGGTCGACGCCGAGCGCCTCGAGATTCACGGCGGCCGTTTCCATTCGTCCGCTGGTCGCAATCGCCCACGGCGTGCCGCTTTCCGTCAACGCAGCCAGCAGCGCCTTCGCGCCGGGCAGTGGCCGCACCTGCGCGTGCAACTGCTTGTACGCGCGGGCGTGCGCGCGCCGCAGCCGCTCGACGCGTTCGATGCTCATGTCGCCGCCCGTTTCGCGCAACAGCTGATTCGTGAAGAGCCCGCCGCTCATGCCGATCTTGCGATGGATGCGCCACACCGACAACTCGATGCCTTCTTCGTCGAGTGCCTCTTTCCATGCGAGCACATGCTGATACACGCTGTCGACGAGCGTGCCGTCGAGGTCGAACAGAAACGATGTCGAGATACGCATGAAGTCATTCTCCTGGGTTGAATGTGAATGGCGTGAAGGGCAACGGGTCAAGTGCTGCCGCCATATTGCGCCCTTTATCGCACGAAAGATTTACGTCCTCTTTGTAATTATCAAACGGCGCGCGGACATGCATCGCGCAAGCGGGCGCGAGAAGCCGCCGCAAACTTGCGAAGAATCGCCGAAAAGAGTGCTGTCCTGGCCGCACAGCGAGAGCTGGCGCGGCCTTGCAGGGGCACAGCGCTTGCTCGAACTCTGATTGGCAGCAACAGGTTTCGCGGTGGTCGGCCGCATTCCATTCACTCAGAGAGGGATACGTAGATGAGTAACAGAAAGGCATGGATCGTTGCGGCATTGTTTGCGTTGTCGGGCGGCGCATTTGCGCAAGGCGGCAACGGCGGCGGATCGGCGGGCGGCGGCGGCAACGGCGCCGGCATGAGTTCGTCGGACCAGGCAGGGGTTGGGGCGGCTTCTTCGGGCACGCACGCAGCGAAGAAGCACAAGAAGTCGTCGCACACGAAACCCGCTACCGATACGACCAACATGCCGGGCGCGGACGCGAGCAGCGATACGAAGGGCCAGTGACGAAAGGGCCAGTGAAGAAAGGGCCAGTCACGCTACAGCATGGATGTAACGGTGTGTCCGGCGTCCGCACGGCGCCGGACCAGCAACGAAGACGGGAGGGTCCATGACGAAGTCAGTATGGAAACAGGCATTGCTTGCGATGGCTGTCGCAGCGTTGTCGTTGGGCGCCGCCTGCAAGAAGGCGGACAACAGCAGCGCCGATACGGCAGCGAGTGGCAGCGCACCGGCTGCGGCTGCCGCCACGGGCGGCATGGGCGCGAGCGGCACTGCCGCCGCGTCGGGCGCAAGCCAGTGACACGGGTTCATGGTCGCACCGGCGGATCATGTTGATGCGAACGCGAATGGACGAATCGATTCGACGCCGCGCTGCTTCATCGAGGACTTGAAGAGCACGGCATGACTGCGGCAGGTGGCGATCCGCCTGGCGGACGGCGATGGACTCTTGAGAATGGACTCTCGAGCCCGTTATCGCGTTCGACGGGCGATCCAGCGTTGCACGGCATCACGATCGGCCGGGGCAACGGACACGGCTGCGCATGTGGAGGTGATGCGATGCGATCGAAGATTCACTTTCAGAGCAACATCTGCGGCGGCGATTTTCAGCACGTCAAGGACTGCTTCCACGTCTGGAAGAACCAGCCTCTTGTGTACCGGATGAACCAGCACATGTTCGAAGGCAAGCGCGAAGTGCGACCGCTTGCGGGCGATCGCGTCTTTGACGATGCGGAAGCCGCGCAACGCACGCTGCTGAAAACGTGCGGTCCGAACGACAACTACGCGCTGGCCGCGCAGATTCACAACGACGAACGCGACATGTGGCTGGTGATGGCCGCATACGAAGAGTAATACGGCGACGCGTTACCGGGCGGCACCGGCGGCGCGCTTTCGCGCACCCGTCTGCTTGCGCAGCGCGCGAGACTTTCTGAGCAGCGTCGCGAGCCGCCTGTTTTCGATGTCCTTTTCGGCATCCGCACGCGCGGATGCCTTGCCGTTTTTACGCGCGCTGCGGCTTGCGAGCCGCTCGCGCTTTTGCACGTGGGCGAGCAGCGCGGCGAATGCGGCCTCGTCGACCTTCATGTAGCGTTTCGTGCGCTGCGGCAGCAACGCCTGCAGTTCGCCCGCTTCGAACGCGGCGATCACTTCGGGATGGATATAGCAGCGCCGGCAAACAGCGGGCGTATTGCGCAGCAGCGTCGCAACGTCCTTCACGGTCGCGACGACATGGCGGCGCGCGTCGGCGGCGCTCTCGCACACGAGTTCGCGCAGCGCGGCCATTGCGTACACGCTGCCCGCCCATGTGCGGTAGTCCTTCGCGGTGAAATCCGCGTGGCTCACTTCGCGCAGGTAATCGTTGATGTCGGCCGAGCCGATCGTATGGCGCGCGCCTTCCTCGTCGACATACTTGAAGAGATCGTGGCCCGGCAGTTCCGCGCACTGGCGGATGATGCGCTTCACGCGCGGATTGTCGACTGTCACGTCGTGCTCGATGCCGCTCTTTCCTGCGAACCGGAAACGCACTTCGCCCGCGCGAATGGTGACGTGCTTCTTGCGCAGCGTCGTGAGCCCATACGACTGGTTTTCACGCGCATATTCGACACTGCCGATACGGATCAGCGTCGTGTCGAGCAGATGCACGACCGCCGCGATCACCTTCTCGCGCGGCATGCCGTCACGCGTGAGATCGCGTGCGACGCGTGCGCGTATCTTCGGCAGCGCCTGGCCGAACGCAGCCATGCGGCTGAACTTGTCGGCGTCGCGCGTCTCGCGCCATTGCGGGTGGTAGCGATACTGCTTGCGGCCGCGTGCATCGCGTCCCGTCGCCTGAATGTGGCCGCGCGGGTCGGGGCAGATCCACACGTCGGTATAGGCGGGCGGTATCGCCAATGCGTTGATGCGCGCGATCTGCGCGTCATCGCCGATGCGCTTGCCGTCGAGATCGAAATAGACGAACGCGTTGCGCAGCTTTTTGCGGGTGAAGCCGGGCCGCGTATCGTCCGCGTGCCGCAAGCCTGCGGGCAAGGTATTCGACAGACCTTCGGCGATCGCGTCAATCGTGCCGCGTGTCATCGTTTTCATTCGAGTTCCCGGTTCCCTGTTACGGCAGCGCCGTGCAATAGCAATGCCCGAACGTTGTCCGCGCATTGCAGGCGATGCGGCATTCTTCGTGGGCACCGAACTTGCTCGTCTCCCACTACGAATAGCCAGCAATAGTCAGCAATAGCCAGCAATAGCCAGCAAGCAAGGGAGGACATACATGGCTCACGCACTCGCGGGATGCAAGGTGGCCGTACTGGCCGTCGACGGATTTGAACAGGCCGAGTTGATCGAGCCGCGCCGCGCGCTCACGGAAGCGGGCGCGACCGTCCACGTAATTTCTGCCAGGGCGGGGAAGATTCAGGGCTTCAGGCATGTGGACAAGGGCGACAGCGTCGATGTCGATGCGACCTTCGACAAGGCTGCCCCAGGCGATTACGACGCAGTGGTGCTGCCGGGCGGTGTCGTGAACGGCGATGCGATCCGTCTGCTGCCGCAGGCGCAGGCCTTCGTGAAGGCCGTCGATCAGGCGAAAAAACCGGTTGCCGTGATCTGCCACGGCACATGGCTGCCCGTGTCGGCGGGACTGGTCAAGGGCCGCACGGTGACGAGCTGGCCGAGCCTGCAGGACGACATTCGCAATGCGGGCGGCACGTGGGTCGACAAGGAAGTGGTCGAGGACGGCAACTTCATCACGAGCCGCAAACCCGACGATCTGCCCGCGTTCAACAGAGCGCTGATCGCGCAACTGTCGAAGAAGAAAGCGGCGTGACGGCAACGCGCACTGCGCGATCGGAGAACCCGGAGAGACGCATGATGATTCGCCCATTCCGCTCGTTCATTCGAGCCTTTGCTTCGCCTGTTGCCGTCGCTGCCGCTGTCGTATTCGGCGCCGCGTGTCTGCCCGCGAGCGCGCAGACGAAGCTCTCGCCGGGCGATACGCAGTTTGCGCAGGATGCGTCGCAGGCGGACGCGACGGAGATCGCGGCGAGCAAGCTGGCTCTTGCCAGTTCTTCGAACCCGCAGGTGAAGAAGTTCGCGCAGCAGATGATCGCCGATCACACGAAGCTCGCGCGCAGCCTCGACGTCGTCGCGACGCAAAAGGGTCTCGGCAAGCCGCCGGGCGCGGACTCTGCGCTGATCGGCAAACTACAGGGCCTGAAGGGCGACGACTTCGACAAGGTCTATATCGAAGAGGTCGCAGTGGGCGGCCATCAGAAAGCCGTCGAACTGTTCCAGAAGGAAAGCGAAAGCGGCAACGATGCGCAGCTGAAAGCGGCGGCGGCGCGCGCGCTTCCGACTATCCGCCACCATCTCGCGATGGCCCAGCAACTCGCCAATGCACGCAAGGCTTCGTCATGAACGGAATCATCAAGGTGTTCATGCCGCGTGCGGCGTACGAGGACTCTCTCATGCACATCACATTCACCGATGAGGCTCCCGTGTTCGATGGGTCGAGCCTGACCGTGCGCTTCACGGCGCGCGTGGACGGCGAGCCTGTCGTGTGCGCGATTTCCGCGGAGGCGCTGGAAGACCACTTCGGCGCGGATTCGCTGCTGGAAGATGCGTTGATCGGCGCGTTCGAACGCGGGCGCGCGCGTATCCGTTCGGTGTGTGCGGAAGCGCTCGATGAGAACGGCGGCGAAAGCGTGATCCTGCACAGCGGGCTGTTCCGCGTCGACGGCATGGAGCCGGATCGTAGTCTCAAGACGTGATCTGCGCGATCCGCGTGATCTGTGCGGTCAAACCCGGGCTGCCGCAGCAGGGTGCGGCAGCCTCGCATCGAACGTAGTGCGTCAAACCCAGAGTTGACTTGCGTGCGGCTTTTCGATGACCTCGACCGGGCGGTCGCCGTCATCGACAGGGCGGCGCTCGCCGCGCATCGCACATGCTGCGCGCGGCATCGTGCCGTGATCGTCCTCGCACGATTGCATGCGGCCGGATTGCGCCGTCGTGCTGGTGCCGGCGTGCGTCGGGACGTTGGTCTGTGCGGACAATGTGCGCTCGCGTATCTGCGCTACCACGGCTGACGTGACGATCGCCACGAACAGCAGGCATTCCGCGCTCCTGATTTTCATGGTAATTCTCCCTTGTCGAATACTGGCCCGTGTTATGTGATGGCCGCGCTTCGTATAGACACATTTGCGCGGCGCAACGAGGGTCCAGCAGAGCTATGCAGCAATAACCATGCCGTTTTGACGGCGCGTTCTGCGCCTTTGCGGACACGGGTTCGTCGCATAGCGGTTCGAACGCGGGAAGCAATTACCCGGCGGGGTGGCAAGGACGACACGCTGTGCTATCGGGCACAACCCGGGCACAACCCGGCCACAACCCGGGCACAACGAGTGCAGCGACACTGACATCTCAAGCACGAACGAAAGGAGCGACGTATGGCGACGAATGTCATTGCCGTGCTGAACGATCTGATCGAGACATCGAAAGATGGTGAGCGCGGCTTCATGAAAGCAGCGAGGGAAGTTCGCCACGCGAGCGTCAAGGAAGCGCTGCTCGAAAGCGCGGATCGTTGCACGCAAGGTGCGCGCGAATTGCAGGACGTCGTGCTGAAGCTTGGCGGCAAACCGGAGAGCGGCGGCAGCATGGCGGGTGCGTTACATCGCGGATGGCTCGATGTGAAGTCGGCGGTCGGCAGCCGCGCGGATCACGCTATCCTCGCCGATTGCGAAAAGGGCGAAGACGCCGCTAAAAAGCGCTTTCACGACGCACTCGACAAGGACTTGCCGGCAGATGTGCGTGCTGTCGTCGAGCGGCTCTACCACGGCGTATCGCAGAATCACGACCGCATTCGCGCGATGCACGATCAGTACGCGGCGATGAAAGCCTGAGCGCGCGCCAAAGCGCAACGCACTTCGCGAAGCGTAAAAAGAAGAAGGCCGCGCCCGATGAGCGCGGCCTTCCTGCTGCCGGATGCACGCGTGTCGGAACGCGCGCGTGTGCCGCTTATTCAGCCGCGATCTTCAGGTGGTTCTTCACGCCCTTCACGCCGGACACGTTTTGCACGACGTCCTGCGCAGCCGTCTTGTCCTCGGCGGAAGGCACCGAGCCCGACAGCCAGACGATGCCCTTGCGGGTCTTCACGTGGATATGCGTGGACTTCACGTTCTTTGCGCCGAGCAGTTCGGCCTTGACCTTGGTGGTCACCGTGCCGTCGTCGATGTGCTGACCGACGGACTCGGAGGTCGCGGGCGGTGCGGATGCCGCTGTTTGCGCCGTCGCGTTCAGTGCGAATGCAACACATGCGATGCTGCCTGCGGCCTTGAGGAACTGGATGGTTTTCATGGTTTTCTCCTTCTCGGTTGATGACAAGGTTGCGGTCCTGTTGTCCGTCCGGTCGATCGCGGCTCGATGCCGCCGCCGATGACCCGACCAAAGACCACTGCCGCCGCGGTTCCGTCTGGTCCGTCGCCGACACGGGACGCGCCGCGCTTTGATCGCACTGCTTGATCGCACTGCTGTTCCCTTGCGAAGGCGCGCCCCTTGTCCGGCTTCCAGCAAGCGTCGTGCCCGGCGCAGCCGCCCACAGCCGCCCACAGCCGCCCACAGCCGCCCACAGCCGCCGATAATGCCGCGCTTCCCGGCATCCGGGACGCGTCTACGATGCGCGACGATGCGGCTCCAAGTTCAGAGCGTTTGTAAAATCCGCGCACCGGGCGGGCATGTGGCGTGCATCCGGAAAGAACAAAGGCGAATCAAAACAGACAGTTGTGAAAGCTGGTACGGCAGTTGCATATGTCCTGCCCGAAGCACTGTTGAATAATCACAGGAAGAGTCTGTATGCCGCCTACAATCGAACTACGCGCGAAGCAAACGTTCGCGCTCACACCGCGTCTGCAGCAGTCCGTGCGTCTGCTTCAACTGTCCTCGCTGGAGTTTCAGCAGGAACTGCGCAACGCACTCGACACCAATCCCTTCCTTGAATACGACCCGTCCGTGCCTGAGGAACTGTCCGCCGGCAAAACGGCAGAGGGCTCGGGCGCGGACGGCGAGACGCTGCCCGCCGCCGAGCGGGATACCGCGCTCGAAAGCTCGCAGGCGGAACCCGCAGCGGAGAGCGTCGCTTCGCCCGACGACGGCGGCGATTATGCCGGCGACGCATACGGCCGCGGTCCGTCGCGCTACAACGGCGACTCGGAAGCCGCCGATCCGACGGAATGGGCGCGTGTGCAGCCCACCTTACACGAGCAGTTGCATGACGCGCTGCGTCTTTACCGGCTCGACGATCGCGACCGCGAAATCGCGCGCCTCGTGATTGAAGCGCTCGATGACGACGGCTATCTGCGCCAGGATCTCGCCGACCTCACGGACATCGTCGATATCGAACCCGCGCTGACGGAAGACGAGTTGCTGGTCGCGCTGCGTCTCGTGCAGACGCTGGACCGCCCGGGACTCGCCGCGCGTTCGCTGTCCGAGTGTCTGTCGCTGCAGATCGATGCCTTGCCCGCCGATACGCCGGGACGCAGCGTCGCGAAGCAGGTGGTCGAGCATCATCTCGACCGGCTTGCACGCCGTGAGCATGCGGAGTTGCAGAAGCAGATCGGCTGCGACGCGGAAGAGTTGCGCGTGGCCTGCGCGCTCGTGCGCAAGCTCGATCCGAAGCCGGGCAATTCCTATGGCCGCGCCGACGACAACTACATCGTCCCCGACGTGATCGTACGGAACGTGCGCAACAAGTGGGTCGTCACCGTCAATCCCGCCGTGCTGCCGCGGGCGCGCATTCATCGCATGTACGCGGAGCTGTTCGCGCAATCGGCGGGCGCGAGCCGTTCGCCGCTTGCGCAGCAGTTGCAGGAAGCGCGCTGGCTGATCCGCAATGCGCAGCAGCGCTTCGAGACGATCCAGCGCGTCGCCGAGTGCATCGTCGCGCATCAGAAGCCGTTCTTCCAGTACGGCGAGATTGCGTTGA
Encoded proteins:
- a CDS encoding DUF3175 domain-containing protein — translated: MMATTTKHSGTSRSKKPVAHASTRKKGGRPARQRHSQAQAAHRERSAASSRSKRNSKYWSHHVMETSDAMDIEKDIFKTGSADEIAQSLKRSSTHSKRRKGTPFQSAMSMLNFYINRAGRNLPKTRKNTLQQAKRKLREAFGRAP
- a CDS encoding PRC-barrel domain-containing protein, whose protein sequence is MTLQNQTGAGANIVGATRGTTRGPGPDVMAADTLDGDKVLSADGDDIGKIKDIMLDVRSGRIAYAVLSSGGFLGIGDKLLAIPWSALTLHVDRKCFLLDMPTQSVKNAPGFNKDHWPSMADPTWATSIHQYYGREPYWGNTGGNPGGNDEWRDKKSGVGDVEPGSSDAPEAGGVKL
- a CDS encoding HAD family hydrolase — protein: MRISTSFLFDLDGTLVDSVYQHVLAWKEALDEEGIELSVWRIHRKIGMSGGLFTNQLLRETGGDMSIERVERLRRAHARAYKQLHAQVRPLPGAKALLAALTESGTPWAIATSGRMETAAVNLEALGVDPSKTVVVTRDDVKYAKPDPDLFVAAAHRLKVQIEHAIVVGDSIWDMLAARRCRALGVGLLSGGYGQEELERSGALRVYEDPADLLEHLDEIAARP
- a CDS encoding DNA topoisomerase IB; protein product: MKTMTRGTIDAIAEGLSNTLPAGLRHADDTRPGFTRKKLRNAFVYFDLDGKRIGDDAQIARINALAIPPAYTDVWICPDPRGHIQATGRDARGRKQYRYHPQWRETRDADKFSRMAAFGQALPKIRARVARDLTRDGMPREKVIAAVVHLLDTTLIRIGSVEYARENQSYGLTTLRKKHVTIRAGEVRFRFAGKSGIEHDVTVDNPRVKRIIRQCAELPGHDLFKYVDEEGARHTIGSADINDYLREVSHADFTAKDYRTWAGSVYAMAALRELVCESAADARRHVVATVKDVATLLRNTPAVCRRCYIHPEVIAAFEAGELQALLPQRTKRYMKVDEAAFAALLAHVQKRERLASRSARKNGKASARADAEKDIENRRLATLLRKSRALRKQTGARKRAAGAAR
- a CDS encoding type 1 glutamine amidotransferase domain-containing protein, whose translation is MAHALAGCKVAVLAVDGFEQAELIEPRRALTEAGATVHVISARAGKIQGFRHVDKGDSVDVDATFDKAAPGDYDAVVLPGGVVNGDAIRLLPQAQAFVKAVDQAKKPVAVICHGTWLPVSAGLVKGRTVTSWPSLQDDIRNAGGTWVDKEVVEDGNFITSRKPDDLPAFNRALIAQLSKKKAA
- a CDS encoding DUF4142 domain-containing protein, giving the protein MMIRPFRSFIRAFASPVAVAAAVVFGAACLPASAQTKLSPGDTQFAQDASQADATEIAASKLALASSSNPQVKKFAQQMIADHTKLARSLDVVATQKGLGKPPGADSALIGKLQGLKGDDFDKVYIEEVAVGGHQKAVELFQKESESGNDAQLKAAAARALPTIRHHLAMAQQLANARKASS
- a CDS encoding DUF1488 domain-containing protein — protein: MNGIIKVFMPRAAYEDSLMHITFTDEAPVFDGSSLTVRFTARVDGEPVVCAISAEALEDHFGADSLLEDALIGAFERGRARIRSVCAEALDENGGESVILHSGLFRVDGMEPDRSLKT
- a CDS encoding PA2169 family four-helix-bundle protein → MATNVIAVLNDLIETSKDGERGFMKAAREVRHASVKEALLESADRCTQGARELQDVVLKLGGKPESGGSMAGALHRGWLDVKSAVGSRADHAILADCEKGEDAAKKRFHDALDKDLPADVRAVVERLYHGVSQNHDRIRAMHDQYAAMKA
- a CDS encoding BON domain-containing protein, with protein sequence MKTIQFLKAAGSIACVAFALNATAQTAASAPPATSESVGQHIDDGTVTTKVKAELLGAKNVKSTHIHVKTRKGIVWLSGSVPSAEDKTAAQDVVQNVSGVKGVKNHLKIAAE
- a CDS encoding RNA polymerase factor sigma-54, with the translated sequence MPPTIELRAKQTFALTPRLQQSVRLLQLSSLEFQQELRNALDTNPFLEYDPSVPEELSAGKTAEGSGADGETLPAAERDTALESSQAEPAAESVASPDDGGDYAGDAYGRGPSRYNGDSEAADPTEWARVQPTLHEQLHDALRLYRLDDRDREIARLVIEALDDDGYLRQDLADLTDIVDIEPALTEDELLVALRLVQTLDRPGLAARSLSECLSLQIDALPADTPGRSVAKQVVEHHLDRLARREHAELQKQIGCDAEELRVACALVRKLDPKPGNSYGRADDNYIVPDVIVRNVRNKWVVTVNPAVLPRARIHRMYAELFAQSAGASRSPLAQQLQEARWLIRNAQQRFETIQRVAECIVAHQKPFFQYGEIALKPLVLRDVAEELGLHESTISRATGNKYMATPRGIFEFKHFFPRELGTESGGTCSAAAVRALLKEMIAAENTRDPLSDVALAKMLADQGVLVARRTVAKYRHLMKVPPAELRRQV